A stretch of the Stegostoma tigrinum isolate sSteTig4 chromosome 34, sSteTig4.hap1, whole genome shotgun sequence genome encodes the following:
- the LOC125446310 gene encoding probable G-protein coupled receptor 139 encodes MSLNLILDMSRITNSTQQSRNSLLQYPRYYPRTSLQGILKRLMIWIFFSANLTTVLILCQGKCSLSKGISRYMMAMAMGDLMVLTFNVIVSQIVRYHFPSSLLSYTPACRLSAFLQGLSLQLSIWFTIIFTFDRFVAICCHRLKVRYCSERTANVVISIVSALSIAVNIPLPFRYEPAYILNNVQWGCRTITGYLTSPTWAAHRWLTNISNMFLPIPLLLLLNSLTARHILVASRARQALKSTSIGAGKMDGDPELKSRRTSIILLFSISGCFVLLATPITVIDICVGVTQTVAFQGASSLYLAIRATFLLMCTSSCTNTCIYAMTQRRFRAEMKNVLKSSYSLLCQLHK; translated from the coding sequence ATGTCACTGAACTTAATATTGGACATGTCCAGAATTACCAACAGCACCCAACAGTCTCGCAATTCCCTCCTGCAGTATCCTAGATATTATCCACGCACATCTCTGCAGGGCATTTTGAAACGTCTCATGATCTGGATTTTCTTTTCAGCGAACCTGACGACTGTGCTGATTCTATGCCAAGGGAAGTGCAGCCTTTCCAAAGGAATCTCTCGCTACATGATGGCCATGGCAATGGGAGACCTAATGGTACTTACCTTCAACGTGATTGTGAGCCAGATTGTCAGGTATCATTTCCCGAGCTCCCTGCTGAGTTACACTCCTGCTTGCCGATTGAGTGCTTTCCTGCAAGGGCTGAGCCTCCAGCTCTCCATCTGGTTTACCATAATCTTCACCTTTGACCGTTTTGTAGCAATTTGCTGCCACAGACTAAAGGTGAGGTATTGTTCTGAAAGAACGGCCAACGTGGTTATATCAATTGTGAGCGCTCTTAGCATTGCGGTCAACATTCCCTTGCCTTTTCGCTATGAGCCTGCTTACATTCTGAACAATGTACAGTGGGGCTGCCGTACCATTACTGGTTACCTGACTTCACCAACCTGGGCAGCTCACCGCTGGCTCACCAATATCTCAAACATGTTTCTTCCTATTCCCCTGCTGCTACTGTTGAATTCTCTCACTGCCCGGCACATCCTGGTGGCCAGCAGGGCCCGCCAGGCTCTGAAAAGCACCAGTATTGGTGCTGGGAAGATGGACGGAGACCCCGAGCTGAAGAGCCGGCGAACCTCTATCATTCTGCTCTTCTCCATCTCTGGCTGCTTTGTGTTGCTGGCGACGCCCATCACTGTGATCGATATCTGTGTCGGTGTCACTCAGACAGTGGCTTTCCAAGGTGCAAGCTCACTCTATTTGGCAATCAGGGCGACATTCCTGCTGATGTGCACCAGCTCCTGCACAAACACATGTATTTACGCAATGACCCAGAGGAGATTCAGGGCGGAgatgaagaatgtgctgaaatctTCCTATTCTCTGCTCTGTCAGCTACACAAATAG